The genome window ATGGGAGGAGGCAATGGGCAAAAGGCAAAGATGGCACGCGAGAAGAACCTCGAGAAGCAGAAGGCCGCCTCAAAGGGTAATTTTCCATTCATCGTTGTTCAATTGATTAGGGTTCCAATCCAGCCTTTGACGCCTTCCGTTTTTTATgcccaaaaataaattaaaaaattgaaaaaaaaattcttctgaAAATCGAGACGGTATGTGTTAGATCTGGCTTGGTTCATGATTTTAGTATTTTGTTTGATATGCGCAGGAAGCCAGCTGGATTCAAACAAGAAAGCAATGTCGATTCAGGTAATATGGTGCTTGTAATCTCTCACAGCATctcgttttatttttctccGCTTAAGTTGAATTTCTGACACGGTTTCTTGTATAGAATAATGAACTTCGATAATTAATATTGCAATAAATGATCAATTTCGTCTTGATGTTTTACCTTCTCTACTAAATGGATATTTAATACTTGGGACTTGGGAGGGGACTACACGGGAGAAAGTAATACTTAGGGGTCCAAATTGATTGTTTATTCCATTATTTTGGGTGAAGATTGCTGTATAGATTTGCTAATAAAGGCTGCATTTCTGTTACGGCTAAAAGAGTTCTTTGTGTAgtgttttccattcatccctTGGGACTAGGGctgtttcattttttcaatttatcttCATTTCTGGAATGTCTTTTGCGATTACGTTCCCTGTTCATGGAAAATGTAAATCAGTAAAAATGGAATTCTGGTTTCATACAAGGCCTGGTAATCGCCAATTCTTAATTTATCACCTCAATTACatgctttttattttctgaacttAAAATATCTCAGAACATTAAAACTAATTggaacaaaaaggaaaatacaGCAAAGAAAAGACTAAGAGTCATACTTGCTGTTTGCATCAAAGTCATGGGTATGCCAACTTATATTCTCTAGTAATATTATTGAAATATACATGTTGCTGCAGTGATTGCAGCAGAATTGGAAGTCTTTACTGAACATCAATAAtgttgtgattgatgattgcaGTGCAAGGTGTGCATGCAAACATTTATGTGCACCACATCGGAAGTGAAGTGTAGGGAGCATGCTGAAGCCAAACACCCTAAATCTGATGTTTATGCTTGTTTTCCTCATCTGAAAAAGTGAACATATTGGAGACTGCAAATGGAGAAAACTTTATATCATTATGGCCTCTTCCTTAAAACCTATTGACAGAGATCTTCCCCATTTTCTATCtatataaaaatgtgtttttctgTGTTTGTGCCTTGGGAATTAGGAGGGACAAGGAGaggaaaactattttattatgatttccCTGATAACAGGGCAAGAAACTGTGTGATGCTTTCTCTTTCTGTCTAGGTGTAACTGTTTAATGATGGTTCGTGTTAATATGAAAGTGTGTCACAGAAACCTAAATTCTAGTCTTATCAGAGGAAATATCTGGCTATCAATAATTTCGGCTCACGAGTCTGGAACCAAAATGTAGTCTTTACCAGGGTGGACCTGATCCCGTAAAACTTtactattcattttttatttctaaaagctAACAGTCCAAACAATTTTTGACTTGTAATTGGTCTTTTTCGGTTTTAAAAGCTCAATAGATCTAGAAAGTGTGGGAGTCTGAGACTGAGGTGTCAAAGGCACAGCTTTGTAGTGTGCTTGGTTAAACGTGTATTGTCATTCAATCCCATGTTCACTCAAGCAATATTTTGTTGCTTGTGTTATCTCCGTATTTTGACGTGAAAAAAGTGGTTTGATATACGTACAACACTTTGTTTGTGTATTTAGTAGTATTTGCACCATGCTTGGAGATATAAGACGatagtatataaatattatcCCGGATTTTGCATTATATGCAGCTGGTGGGAAACATGCCAAGATTCATTCTCATGTCCTCAAGTACCCACCAAGATCTCAAATCGTTTACTTACAAGTAAATTTCCTTTGCTTGTGTATTTTAGGGCGAGTTTGGTTGCAAGGAAAGAAAGGGAGTGAGGGGaatgaaatagagaaaaaaaaatatttaaatctaaatagataagaaataaaagttatgaAACTCACCTTTGAATTTCTATGCTAACCAAACACAGGATTAGAGATCTAGAAAAAAATGTTGACTTATCACATGCTAGCATGGTGCCATACACATTGGTGGATGTCACCTAAGATGGTCACTTAGCTTTTTGTTAAACACCTACAGTTAACAAGTGTCATAtaataagagataaaaaaatgattttaactttttaaggatgaaaacaaacaattttttttaaaataagaactaaGGTCAGAAgtcactcattttatttcacaggaaataaaacatttaaccctaaataaaataaaattagtgaaataattttataattcaaactaaaaaaaagaaaaccgaTTTTCAAATCAAACAATCCAAGTTATTTAGGTTGTGTTTAAGTTTGGATTCCCTTTACATTCATTTCAAACTGAGGGCAAAACTGTAACGCACCTCAAAATCAGGCTCAACTAAAAACAATCAAGGTGtttcaattttactttttgAACAGACCATTTTTAGGATGAACCACTCTCATAAATGGATCATTATTTCTCTTATCCTACATGTTTCCtaccagattcatgttttcttcctGAAACTGCCGCTGGAGACTATTTTTGgtgataatactttttttttcttctcttcttcccaTCTCCCTCCAAAATGGTGGAGACGAACATTTTCACACTGAAATTCATAGCATTTCCCGACTCCAAAACCTGTTAAACTCTGTGAACACTAGAAAtctggagaaaaaaaaatatcacaaggATCCTCCTAGGCAAAATAGAATCCCCTAGGCACTCAAACTACACATTGTCAATAAAAACTTTGCAATCGATAACTTACTGCGTGAAATCAACTAACGCAACAACGtcaaataaacacaaacataaagTTCCACCAAAGAGCGAGTagggaaaataaatacataaacaaataaagaaaaacaataaggAATTGAAACAAATGTAGATCTTGAGGAATCTAGTGTCGTAGATCTAGGCTTCAACGAACTCGGTGTCATTGTAGATTTGGTGCGAGCGTACCATGAAGATGAGGATTTTGGAGCGTTAAACGTGAACCCATCGCAGTGTTTGTTCTAATCGTGATGGTGACAAAGTTAGTGCAGATTTGGTGCAGCTCCGATAAAGTTGATGACGTCGTGTATCTGTTGCGGATTTGGTGTGGCACACCCTAAACTAGTCAATTCCAGAGACACGAAAATCGTGATCATCAGCATTAGAAAGATCTCTGGAAAAGGAGGGGATTACGATGATTGAGGGAGATAAATCTGTGCGAAGAGAAAGGAGAAgagaaaatcactaaaaaaaaggatttgggGTGTGGATCTGTGCAAAGAGAAGGCAACTACGGTGATTGGGGACAATGGTTGTCAGGGAGAGATTTGTGGGAGAGATAATCTAGTGTAGAGGATGTAAATTTGACCtatgaaatgaaattaatcTATCACCTTTTGAACATATTTTTGTACCTTCAAACTGAAAACCAAACATGCATTTACATGTTATAGTTTACCCGTTTAAACGCTCATTCTCACTTTTCAGAACACTTCCACTGTGAATCATAGTGTCTAGCCTCATTCATGTTGAACGGAAGTTAATGCCTCTGACCAATTCCAAACACGCTTTTAAGatgtactaaaaaaataaaaaacacacacCTTTAAGCTTATATATAGTCACAACTTTCaagacaatttcaattttcaaaaactggCAATGGCATTATTCCTCAACTGAAAACATAATATCGATACACCCCCAGGAAAACTAATCTCTAATAAACAGAAGGTAACGGAGGTGCGCGTTAGGGTATCATAAAACAATCCCAAATATATTAACTCAAGTTTATGGATCCATATGTGATCAAGTTACTGTGTCCTCATTCTGCTACTCTCAGCTGCCCTTACCTGAGAGAAATATGGATGTGCCTGCGGGACACACCAAGATGACAACAAAAAGTTAGTGCACACAgcttaaaaataaacatattaacCAATTAATcaatatgagaaaaaaataagacaattataatttttgtcctCTTAGTTTAATTTAGGTTTCAATTTAATCATCTAACTCTCTTATTCAATGTAGTCTTTTGATCAATTATGTGATGACTTCACAGTGGTAGTTGGGTGTCTAAACGGAGAACCAAGCAGGGATAGGTTGGTTGGACAGGAACAGGGTGGCTATAAAGGTTTCAGTGGCTATTTGACAGTTTTGACTAACGATTTGAGATTGCAGTGCAAAAGAAACCTTGGTCCAAAATGTTGACATGAAGAAATAACTTGGAAGACCACATTAAATCAAGAAGTTAAAGACAAACATTGGCATGAAAGATGAACTAATAGGAtgaaattgaatataaaaaaagttaagagaACTAAACTAAAACCTAAATTAAACTTAGAAGacaaaaactataatttttcCAAAATATAAGTATTTGTTAAGCCAAAATGTTTTAAAGTTCATGCAACAAAAGAACCATGTTACTGCAAGTTGAAAAAACTACAAATTAATGAG of Glycine soja cultivar W05 chromosome 1, ASM419377v2, whole genome shotgun sequence contains these proteins:
- the LOC114422256 gene encoding uncharacterized protein At2g23090-like — encoded protein: MGGGNGQKAKMAREKNLEKQKAASKGSQLDSNKKAMSIQCKVCMQTFMCTTSEVKCREHAEAKHPKSDVYACFPHLKK